A segment of the Amblyomma americanum isolate KBUSLIRL-KWMA chromosome 6, ASM5285725v1, whole genome shotgun sequence genome:
actttatttgatTTTCTATGTGTCAGAGATAGGTGATAATCGCCACACTCTGTGTGATGATGTGCCATGTCATTTCGTCTATTCAGGATTTTCGCTTAATTCACCGCATCACACAGGAATAAAACCTAGCTGTCATAATGTACCCGGTTTTAAAGTTCCCGCCATTTAAAAGTCAGTGAAGGTCATGTAACAAAAACAATGCAGATAGGATGCAGGAAGAATGGTATATAGAATGTCTCCTAACCCTGTCAAAAAAGAGTTTCTCGGGTTATGTAGAAATTTCGCatattttctttcctctttacGAGTTCCATGCCAATGATTTtttatttgtgctgaatacactTATTTCTAGCTCGTAACAATTTAATGTTTGATGGGCTTACATCGTGTACAGCTTGGTGTTTCTTATACCATGCTTCTTGCCCAAAGCTGGTATAGTATCCAAAGAATGGTCGTGGGCGCGACAGCACCTGTCGGTGTTGCTCTCTTTTCTCAGGTCGTTGTAATTCTTGGCTATGTTGCCACCTCCGCACCACTTGGTTCCTGTGTGTCAAAATTTTGCATCTGTGCCTTATTTTGCGTTTAACTAAGAAAAAATATTTCGTTTTACATAAGCGGTTTTCGTTCCATCCTACGAACTATCACGAAAAAGAGACCCCCATCACATTCACATTGCCCTGCACTAAAGTACGTGTCTACTcggtttatatttttttttacaacagcCAGTCATTCTCTACGACTGAGTAATTAATCAACAACTTGTTCTGGCACCCGTTCggtctttcttttattttttaatgtcagGCACACCATCATTATAAGCGGAGAATAGCAATCAGTCTTGCAAGCAAAACCTTCAAAGTTTACTTTCTGAAGGATACAGTGGGCTTAACGCCATGAATTTGAAAACCCAGAACTAGCACTGCTGCAATACTAAATTTTCTTAACAGGATCGAAAAGATTTTTGTATTGGGTGGCCTTTAGGCAAACGGTAGTGAAAGGTGAACGAATTTCAGCGAAGTATTTTTGTATAAGCAATCTATAGTGAAAGAATTTAATGGGGAAAAAAAGTAGAGAGTTCAGTACAGCTTGTCAATTTTGTAAATTTTGTCCTAAATGCCAAAATCTCACACCGCCGAAGTTTCTGTTTCAtagtaacgttttttttttttaaatcagtcTACATAAAATGAGTGTCGCGCGGTTGAGGATGTGTTTCGCAAAGTGCGATAACCATGTCTGTGCAGCGCTGGTCAAAGCAACGTAGAGGGCATGTTCACTTTTGGAGGGATGGCGATAGTATATTTTGAAGTGGCGCTGCGACATGAAGAGAAAGCGCGCTTCCGTACAATGCATATTCCACGCACAAACTTTTCTTAAAGGTAACTTTACAGTTGGAAGCTTTATGCAATGCTGTAGTTCACGTAGATGTCCTTGAAAGTAGTTGCAATCTACTCTAGGCTTCTTCACTTCTGGATATGTAATCGCAAGAATAACTATCCGACTTCGCTGAGCAGTAGCAGCATGAAATAAATTCCACCAAAAACCGCAGCGTGAGTCCAAGACGGCGTATTGACCGTCTctacaagaacagaattattgcAAAACGATGCTCTCCTGGTGTCAGTCTCGGCCCTCGCCAGGTATCAGCGCGACAGAGAGAGCTGCGCGGTTAATGCAGccagtttgattgttttttttgcgACATATACAGCGCAAGGATAGCACGCACCCAAAGTGAAGCAACCTCACGCAgacagaattcttttttttttttcagttcttgcgaaataagcaacaaaaCTGACATAATGTAGCTTTAAAAAAGAGTAGCACAGGAAGCAGTTACTTAAATCTTAAAGGGTTCGGTTTCCAGAGGGAAATATCCACTTCGAAAGGCGCCTCATGTTTCTGATCACAGACTCCGACTGATGTATCTTCAACTCGCTGAGAAGAAACCACGAGTCACATGCCGCGCTGTGCAGCGAAAAACAATTTAAGTGATAATCCCTACAGTCTCGTAAGTGCCAACACACTCTAGCGTAAGATACATACATTTATATCATTGCTTGCGCTGTAGCTGCTTAAGATTTCATGCCATTTACGCGAAGAGAAATATGATGTACAGAGAATTCAGGCACTTTTCGCCCACCAGTCTCAAAAGTAAGTTAGTATCAGATATCCACTTTATTTCCTTGCTCTCTATTTCCAAAATTCATGATCTCGATATCGTTGTGACATATGCGTGTAGATGAAGGAACGTTGGAATGGATCAGAATCAGGCAGCGATGTTGTTCGCACTGAAATGTGAAGTTAATCTAAAGGAAAAGAACTTTCGTCAACTTTCTTTACTTTTAATTAATTAAAGCGCGCTGCTCGTTCGAATTCCTCTTCCTTCGTTTTTTCTCTTTATATAAATATACATCTGCCACCAGCAGAAAAATGCAGAAGTTATCATACGAGGTGAGACAAATCTACGTTGGCAGTATTGGCTGCGCATTTGGCTGCAGAAATAATAGCCGTCCCGTTGCAGCTTTGAAATTTATTTTGCCGCAGCCTTCACATTACGCTGCTACGAGGACTTCTCGGGGGTGGAGGCATCTGGAAAGTGTTAGCGAGTAGGTGGTGGTGGGTAGGGCCTTCTGTATGGTAAAGATTGGAGGTTTAGTGGTTGGTGTGGCTTCGGTAGGGTGGAAATGGGTGGTTAGTGGGAGAAGGTAGCTTCTAAAGGTGAAGGTGGGTGGAGGGCAGTGGTTGGTAGGTGGTGGGTGGAGGCCTTCTGGAGGGTGGTGATGACACACAACACCAAATGATCAGATTTGACAAAGATGGAAGCAGTGATGCCAATGCATTTAAAACTCAGGGTTCGATAACTTCCAGATTAACCAGAGTAAATCACCAAAATTTGTATACCGTTCATTTATATTTTAAGACTTGGATCAAGCTACGATTACAGCTGGGCTGTTTTTCTTTCTGCATATGCTTTTTAAGAGCTGTAATCTATTCAGGCTACAAATTTACCTGGAAATATGACAAGGCTCCGAAATGCATTGCCCAAGAAATTCAAAAAAGAGGAACTCTCCTTTTCCGGTTCTCGGTCGAGGCAGTTGTCGGCAAATTGGTAAATTTCTTCCGTTGTTATATCGGTAACTAGTGCCCTTGGGATCACCTTCAGTATATTTCCAGTTAGTTTCCTGCCGGAGGAGAGAAAAACATGGGGGTACTCTTTACCACTGTGCTCATAATGGCATATGAATTTATAACATTGATATTCCTTTTAATTTCATATATTGCTGAAAACACCTTGTGATACCAGCATAGTTGTGGTACCGCTAATTAATGCACACTCTGATGAAGTAAAAATTCCGCCGACACTTGAGATCGACCTTAAGTGTTTGACGCAATGACGTTAAATGTGGGTCACCGTGGAATTTCTCCTTTATCTATACGGCCGCCCATTTTAAGTCGTAACCGATCATCACTGTTTACGCTGGCTGGtaaatttgcgagacccgtctgggcGCCTGGCACGCTGGACCTTACGGGATCAGGAATGTGACATCACTATTGTATACAACTCTGGCCCTGAGCACGGAGGCACCGACACGCTGTCGCGCGCATCAGTCTCTCCTGGGGACACAGAACCCGATGACGACAGAGACACACTTGGTGACCGCATAGCCTGTTTTACATGCAAGCGCAAAAGCTCACGATTCCTGCCGCCGCTGTGCAAGAACCTGATTCTAGCCGTCGCGCCGGCTCCAACGGCAAGAGCTACGACGTTCCAACAAATACGAAATCCTGTGCCGCGACCTTTCGCTTAGTCGCTCAATTCGGTCAGTCgtttgcatgtgaaccagccttcaGACCGAATGACCCTGCAGTGGGCTGACGTGGACATTCGTCCTATCTTTGCTACCTGGAAGGCAGCGACACGACTTTTCCCTCGACACTTGTCTTGACGTCTCTACTCCCTCTGTTTGCTGCAAGGTCTCCTGTGCGACAAGAACTCGAGAGACCACTACAGAgcgccataatcatcatcatcatcatcatcatcatcatcatcatcaatatcagCCTAACTAAGCCATCTGCAGGGCAAATGACTCTCCAGTTAACACTATCCTGTGCCAACTACGACgatcctatccccgcaaacttcttaatctcatccacccgcataacttcctgccgcctcctgctacgcttgtcttgtCTTGGAGTCCATTCCGTTAATTTTAAcgatcatcggttatcttgccttcacattacatgccctgcccaaggccatttcatcctcttgatttcaactaggattcCATTAACCCGCGTTAACGGCCCACTATGCCCTCTTCcagcctcttaacgttacacctatcattttcctttgcatagctcgcAGCATGGTCCTCTATTTAATTTGGCCCCTTTCGTTATCCGCCACGCTTCTGCCCAatagttgagtaccggtaagatacagctgttgtatacttttcaccTGAGAGAAACTGGTAAACTGCAATttatgatatgagagaacctgccatatgcactccaccccattattacccttctagttatttcgctatCGTCATCCGGATCGGTGGCCGCTACCAGccttaagtagatgtattcccttaccacttccagcagcaCTTTGCTACCAGTTGTAAGCTGCTGCTACTTTCCGTGACTTGTGAACAATGCTTTGACTTTCTGCATATTACTCtctagacccaccgttctgctctgcctgtctgactcattgataatgcttcgcagttcatctcctcagttacttagcgaggcaatgtcatcagcgaatcgcagaaaaCTAAGCTATTCTCCATTAGCTCTTATTCACATCCGTTCCCAATCTACGCCtgtgaatacctcctgcaaacaggcggtgaatagctctGGCGAGGTCCTGTCTGTTTGCCTTAAGCCGTTTCTTATTTGAATTTAATTTCGGACTTTCTACAGGATTATAGTAGCTGTGTAgccattatagatatcttccagtattttgacgtaaggctcatatacaccctgattccgcaatgcacgcatgactgctgaggtttcgactgagtgaaatgctttctctaATCAATTAAGGCTACATACAGGGAttcgttatattctgcacatttctcgatAACCTCATTGATAGTGTAAATATGGTCTTTTGTCGCGTATCCTTTACGCAAGCCTCCCTgaacatttggttgattgaagtttaaggttgtcctgactctattagcaattacgtTAATAAGTACCTTAGAGGCAACGCACAGTAAACTGATCATCTGTAGTTTCCCAAGTcgttgacgtctcctttcttacggattaagatgatgttagcgttcttacATGCTTCTTGTACGCTCGGGGTCATTAGGGATTGCACATACGATggggctatttttttttctagcatcaccttccctccgtccttcaacaagCCTGCGGTTagctgatcctcaccagctgctttcccatATGCAttcctcctaaggctttctttgcttccttctAATAATTTCATACTGGTAACTTCAAGTCGCTGCCCTCTAGTAGAAGAACTTACCTTCTAGTAATTCCAGCAGATCTTAGCGCTGACATTCTTTTCGCGTGCCACGATGAGTCCACGtctcaacttaagttaaggacagcacaacgagctatggaaagaaaaatgataggtgtaaccttaGGACACAGGAACTGGGCAGAGTgcgtcagggatcaaacacgagttagtgacatcctagCCGATATAAAGAGGATAAAGtaggctttggcagggcatggaatgcgaaggcaagataaccgatggtccttaatggtaacagtATATTCCAAGACAGAGTGTATTCCAGGACCCCCAGCGATCTTCGTTAAAGTCCGGAGTTATCATttgcgcatatatgggcattaccgTTATCGCGTATTGCCCTTAAGGCCGAGCTGGAGTGTCTCGCTGCAGttttttccctctcttgttttttttttcgttttgaactTAAGTCTGCTGTGATGCTGTCGGAATGAGGGCAATGTTTCTCTTTTTCAGAAAGTGTAAATAATGCCGCCCAGTGGCCAGAGTTGGCGCATAGCTGACCTGGAAGACGACAATGTAGCGCTCGCGCTGCCGCGTATCGGCCGCCATTGCTGTCTCATCTTTCCTGGCACCAGGTATTAAGCACCGTTCTTCGACAAGTACATTATAGTATATAGAAGCAGCTACTACCTAACCCTTCTTCTAGCAAGCGCCGCCAGAACATTATGCATCCGGCATTTATAAGTTTTCTCTCTATGGCGAATAAACAGCCCATACTGTACTGTAACTATACCGTGCCACAGAAACTATCCTGCGGCTTTTGATCTTCTGCCATCTTCTGGACAGCTAGAATTCATGACCTGGAGTACGCCTTTCTTTTTCACATCATAGCATAGGTCGTGTCTGCTGGACCAGAGTTTTTTGCTTCAATTGTTATTGCTCACTTTTAAGTACTGGGCACGGTTTCAAACTTACTCACTTGTCGCCGATGAGATTACACTTGACAAAGTCGCTTGTATTCCTATCTTCGAAAATCTCCACCAGCCGACCGCCTCCAAAATAGAAGTCTGTGAAAATGCGACGCTGTAGACCGGTAGCAAGGCTGCAAAAATGTACAAAATATTTAAAGCACAGTGAATTACAGACAAGAATAAAGTAATATATATCGCATATATTTGATGCGGAAAAAGAGAGGAAAACTCAACCCCAAGAGTGAATTAAGCAAAatccgttttgttttttttttcggcggatGCCCATACTTATAGGCCAGTAAAGACCTTGGAAACATATCTGCTCTGCTGAGCGAATGAACAGGTTATTCTTCTTCTCCAAAGAAATTTAATGAAAATGTTGTACAATATGAGCTGCAAATGCCCTTTTTCAACTTTTTGTACTCTACCTTTTTCGGGAACAGGATGTATACGTTAacacaattttttgtttttttcgtcaACATTTTCACCCACTCACTTTTTATCAGCAATTCTGTCTGTAATAGACACGTTGAAATCTTCAGAAACGTTTTAAAGAAATATAGCTCAAGAATCGTCGCAGACGTTTCCGTGACACCTTTAGGAGCACTAGCAAGCTGTTTTATGTCGTGAGAAAATGATGCATCAAGAAGGAGACCTGCACTTTCGCATCATCCGATTTGTTGATATATGAAGAGTTCCGGTTAATACTTTGTTGGGTCTTATCAAGCCCTCATTATGGTCAGCCAGATTTTCGACGAGGTTACCGTACTTCTGAGGGTCTATATGCGACGCCCAGGAGAGTGAAAAAGTCGCGATAACAAATTTCTTCCGAAACTTAGTATCTTCTAAAACGCAATCAAGTTCTTTTTTATACTATCGCTGCCACTCCACCACCTCGCCCATTGCGGTCTCGCCTCACTATCTTATGGAAAGGGTGAACAATTTAAGGGTCTGTAATTTAAGATGAAAGC
Coding sequences within it:
- the LOC144095187 gene encoding phospholipase A2 imperatoxin-1-like, whose translation is MSQHLESHAILPRNGATLASLQIEIKYGLATGLQRRIFTDFYFGGGRLVEIFEDRNTSDFVKCNLIGDKKLTGNILKVIPRALVTDITTEEIYQFADNCLDREPEKESSSFLNFLGNAFRSLVIFPGTKWCGGGNIAKNYNDLRKESNTDRCCRAHDHSLDTIPALGKKHGIRNTKLYTMTACSDDMKLYNCLRNVGSSTSATIGTLYFNVLKIKCFDYTYPKKCTDYN